In the genome of Carnobacterium viridans, one region contains:
- a CDS encoding NAD(P)/FAD-dependent oxidoreductase, which translates to MTQRKRIALVGGGIVGATAAFYLSQKNYEVTLYDDGVGQATSAAAGIICPWLSQRRNKEWYQLASKGAAFYPQLMDDLGESLTHSDIYQQVGALVFKKNLGLLKKLEKTALKRLETASEIGELALLSPKEIKAKFPLYDSEDSALFASGGARVDGSLLTEKLITQAQSNGLGYYSEKVTLSSTNSSEYVIHTKTHAKTYDTVVLAVGAWLPELLAPLGLNVDIRPQKGQLIQLHLQEEMSNWPVIMPDGEKDIIPFANGKIIVGATHENDGGYDLTPTTEKLELMLEEAIDIAPGLKNATITGIRVGTRAYTSDFAPFFGVVPEYPNLFTASGLGSSGLTSGPLIGHMLSQIISGEATDLPLSNYPVEHYIKKIRT; encoded by the coding sequence ATGACACAACGTAAACGAATTGCACTAGTCGGCGGTGGTATCGTAGGCGCGACCGCTGCATTTTACCTTAGTCAAAAAAATTATGAAGTAACTCTTTATGACGATGGTGTAGGACAAGCCACTTCTGCTGCAGCTGGGATCATATGCCCATGGCTATCTCAAAGGCGCAATAAAGAATGGTACCAACTGGCTTCAAAAGGAGCTGCTTTTTATCCACAACTAATGGATGATTTAGGCGAATCGCTTACTCATTCAGATATTTATCAACAAGTAGGTGCTTTAGTCTTTAAAAAAAATCTTGGTTTATTAAAAAAGTTAGAAAAAACAGCGCTCAAACGTTTAGAAACCGCTTCAGAGATTGGGGAACTGGCTCTTCTATCTCCGAAAGAAATCAAAGCTAAGTTCCCATTATATGACTCTGAAGACTCGGCTTTATTTGCTTCAGGTGGTGCGCGAGTTGACGGCTCTTTATTGACAGAAAAGCTGATCACTCAAGCTCAATCTAATGGTCTTGGGTATTATTCAGAAAAAGTCACCCTTTCTTCCACAAATTCAAGTGAATATGTTATCCATACCAAAACCCATGCTAAAACGTATGATACTGTTGTTTTAGCAGTTGGTGCCTGGCTACCCGAATTATTAGCTCCACTTGGTTTAAACGTTGATATTCGTCCACAAAAAGGACAGTTAATTCAACTTCATTTACAAGAAGAGATGTCAAATTGGCCTGTTATCATGCCTGATGGTGAAAAGGATATCATACCTTTCGCAAATGGAAAAATTATTGTAGGAGCTACACATGAAAATGATGGCGGCTATGATTTAACTCCTACTACAGAAAAATTAGAGCTCATGCTAGAAGAAGCGATAGATATTGCTCCTGGATTAAAAAATGCCACCATTACGGGAATACGAGTAGGGACAAGAGCCTATACGTCTGACTTTGCACCTTTTTTTGGCGTTGTTCCCGAGTACCCTAACCTTTTTACAGCTAGTGGTTTAGGGTCTTCAGGTTTAACTTCTGGCCCGTTGATTGGTCACATGTTAAGCCAAATTATCTCAGGTGAAGCTACTGACTTACCACTCTCTAACTATCCAGTTGAACATTACATTAAAAAAATAAGGACTTGA
- a CDS encoding aspartate ammonia-lyase — translation MNTRIEFDSIGSLPIPNEAYYGVQSLRAKKNFSLSGEMLHPILIKKLALIKKIAALTNYQEKNLSASIAEAICKASDEIIAGHFQDDFIVDAIQGGAGTSANMNMNEVIAHRASEILGGTKETYELVHPNDHVNCSQSTNDVFPTAGKLTVLELLPQLISTLTSLEKTLERKATEFSNVIKMGRTQLQDAVPTTLGRSFKAYQSAVQRDIQQLTTITSEMYTLNIGATAIGNSINASAGYSATIAKNLAHELKLPLQQADDLYDATQNVDGFVRVSGVVKTAAVTLSKMCHDLRLLSSGPKTGFGEINLPAMQNGSSIMPGKVNPVIPEVVSQVAFQIIGNDLTITMAAESGQLELNPFEPIIFRNLFSSIELLTNAVMTLTDNCIIGITANEAHCRNQVEQSPGIVTALCPLIGYQKASELAKESLQTGRSIRHILLEKNWLSPEKINELLDLEKIAKGIVSSNHVPISIIV, via the coding sequence ATGAATACACGAATAGAATTTGACTCAATCGGCAGCTTACCCATTCCAAATGAAGCTTATTACGGAGTACAATCTCTAAGAGCAAAAAAAAATTTTTCCTTATCTGGTGAAATGCTGCATCCTATCCTCATAAAAAAATTAGCACTCATAAAAAAAATAGCTGCACTCACTAATTATCAAGAAAAAAACCTATCCGCTTCAATTGCAGAAGCTATCTGTAAAGCAAGTGATGAAATTATTGCGGGACACTTTCAAGATGATTTTATTGTTGATGCTATTCAAGGAGGTGCCGGAACTTCAGCAAATATGAATATGAATGAAGTTATTGCACACCGTGCCAGTGAAATTCTTGGAGGAACAAAAGAAACTTATGAACTGGTACACCCTAATGATCACGTGAACTGTTCTCAATCAACGAATGATGTTTTTCCAACAGCCGGAAAGCTAACGGTCTTAGAACTGCTGCCACAACTCATCTCAACTCTTACCTCTTTAGAAAAAACATTGGAGCGAAAAGCAACAGAATTTTCAAACGTTATTAAAATGGGAAGAACGCAATTGCAAGATGCTGTACCTACAACTTTGGGACGTTCTTTCAAAGCCTATCAATCCGCTGTTCAACGTGACATTCAACAGTTAACTACGATAACAAGTGAGATGTATACTCTTAACATTGGCGCTACAGCTATTGGAAATAGCATTAATGCCTCAGCAGGTTATTCAGCGACAATTGCCAAAAATCTTGCCCATGAACTGAAGTTGCCCTTACAGCAAGCTGATGATTTATACGATGCTACTCAAAACGTTGATGGATTCGTTCGTGTTTCAGGAGTTGTAAAAACAGCTGCTGTTACTCTCTCTAAAATGTGCCATGACCTCCGTTTATTGTCTAGCGGCCCAAAAACGGGTTTCGGAGAAATCAATTTGCCCGCAATGCAAAATGGCTCTTCAATCATGCCTGGAAAAGTTAACCCGGTCATTCCAGAAGTCGTCTCTCAAGTAGCTTTTCAAATTATAGGAAATGATCTTACGATTACCATGGCTGCCGAATCTGGTCAACTTGAACTAAATCCATTTGAACCTATTATTTTCCGGAATCTTTTCAGCTCTATAGAACTGCTGACAAATGCCGTGATGACCTTAACAGATAACTGCATTATCGGCATTACTGCCAATGAAGCACACTGTCGGAATCAAGTTGAACAAAGTCCCGGAATCGTTACCGCTCTTTGTCCTTTGATCGGTTATCAAAAGGCAAGTGAATTAGCAAAAGAATCTTTACAAACTGGACGTTCCATTCGCCATATTCTCCTTGAAAAGAATTGGCTATCACCAGAAAAAATCAATGAACTTCTTGATTTAGAAAAAATAGCTAAAGGTATTGTTTCATCAAATCATGTCCCAATCTCCATAATAGTTTAA
- a CDS encoding Lrp/AsnC family transcriptional regulator: MDSIDKQIIQLLGDNARASLKEIAAETFLSSPAVSARIARLENEGIITGYSAQINLHKLGYHITAFINLELSPKQKPTFYPFVKACPNILECNCVTGEYSMLLKVAFPSTVELDGFIGELQQFGKTYTQIVFSTSIEPRGIQLKE, translated from the coding sequence ATGGATAGTATTGATAAACAGATTATTCAATTATTGGGAGATAATGCACGAGCATCATTAAAAGAGATTGCTGCTGAAACATTTTTATCCTCTCCAGCCGTCTCTGCACGGATTGCTCGTTTAGAGAATGAAGGGATTATTACAGGCTATTCAGCTCAAATAAATTTACATAAGTTAGGTTATCATATTACTGCGTTCATCAATTTGGAATTGAGCCCTAAGCAAAAACCAACATTTTATCCATTTGTAAAAGCGTGTCCTAATATTCTTGAATGCAATTGTGTAACCGGAGAGTACTCCATGCTTTTAAAAGTAGCTTTTCCATCTACAGTTGAGCTGGATGGGTTTATCGGTGAATTACAGCAGTTTGGAAAAACTTATACACAGATTGTTTTTTCAACTAGCATAGAACCAAGAGGGATTCAGTTAAAAGAATAG
- a CDS encoding glutamate-5-semialdehyde dehydrogenase: METLIQLGEKAKKAARSLARATSPEKNEALKLMSLALIAHTDTILTANKVDLTAAKENGISENMMDRLILTKERIEAMADGILKIADLPDPIGKVDGMWKNEAGLTIGKQRVPLGVIGIIYESRPNVTTDAGSLCFKAGNAVILRGGKEAIHSNKALVRILQDALETTVFPATTIQLVEDITRESSNEMMRLNRYLDVLIPRGGAKLIQAVLETATVPVIETGTGNCHIYIDKDAQLAMATDIIVNAKCSRPSVCNAAETLLIHEDVAESFLPVIEKALAPWNVELRADEKALSYLKKAIPATQEDWETEFLDFILAVKVVSSLDEAIEHIDRYSTGHSEAIVTDDYASGLQFHREVDSAAVYINASTRFTDGFEFGFGAEIGISTQKLHARGPMGLNELTSSKYIIFGEGQIR, from the coding sequence ATGGAAACATTGATTCAATTAGGTGAAAAAGCAAAGAAAGCGGCACGCTCGCTTGCAAGAGCTACTTCACCTGAAAAAAATGAAGCATTAAAATTAATGAGCCTAGCTTTGATTGCTCACACAGACACTATTCTTACAGCAAATAAGGTAGATTTAACAGCTGCTAAAGAAAACGGAATATCAGAAAATATGATGGATCGTTTAATCTTAACTAAGGAACGCATCGAAGCTATGGCTGATGGAATCCTTAAAATAGCCGACTTACCCGATCCAATTGGAAAAGTTGATGGAATGTGGAAAAACGAAGCTGGATTGACGATTGGAAAACAACGTGTTCCATTAGGAGTCATTGGGATCATTTATGAATCTCGTCCAAATGTAACGACCGACGCAGGATCATTGTGTTTCAAGGCCGGTAACGCGGTCATTTTACGGGGCGGTAAGGAAGCCATCCATTCAAATAAAGCGCTCGTTCGCATCTTGCAAGATGCACTTGAAACAACAGTTTTTCCTGCTACAACGATTCAATTGGTTGAAGATATCACACGCGAAAGTTCTAACGAAATGATGCGATTAAATCGTTATTTGGATGTTTTGATTCCACGTGGTGGAGCAAAATTAATTCAAGCCGTTTTAGAAACAGCTACCGTCCCTGTAATTGAGACTGGAACAGGAAATTGCCATATCTATATTGATAAAGATGCTCAATTAGCAATGGCAACTGATATTATTGTAAACGCCAAATGTTCTAGACCTTCTGTATGCAATGCTGCTGAAACCTTATTGATTCATGAAGACGTAGCGGAAAGCTTTTTGCCTGTAATTGAAAAAGCTTTAGCTCCGTGGAATGTTGAATTAAGAGCAGATGAAAAAGCCTTATCCTATTTAAAAAAAGCCATACCAGCTACTCAAGAAGACTGGGAAACAGAATTCTTAGACTTTATCTTAGCTGTTAAGGTCGTTTCTTCTCTAGATGAAGCGATTGAACACATTGACCGTTACAGTACTGGCCATTCTGAAGCCATCGTGACAGATGATTATGCTTCAGGTCTCCAATTTCATCGCGAAGTTGACTCTGCTGCTGTTTACATTAATGCTTCTACTCGTTTTACGGATGGTTTCGAATTTGGATTTGGTGCAGAAATTGGAATAAGCACTCAAAAATTACATGCCCGTGGACCAATGGGTCTAAATGAACTGACTTCATCCAAATACATTATCTTTGGTGAAGGACAGATTCGATAA
- the proB gene encoding glutamate 5-kinase — MKKMTTTSRQLLSSCKRIVVKVGTSTIMYPNGTINLQRLEKLAFVLSDLKNQGKEVILVSSGAVGVGISRLHLSERPRTIPEQQAVASVGQTELMNLYSKFFYGYGQIIGQVLMTRDIVEFPTSRLNAINTFEQLLVKGIIPIVNENDTVAVDELDHLTKFGDNDRLSAIVAEITDADLLIMLSDIDGFYDKNPNDEPDAVLFHEIHTITDDLYALAGGKGSSYGTGGMSTKLIAANHILKNTSQMVLANGEDPTIIFDIIDGKQIGTLFSAD, encoded by the coding sequence ATGAAAAAAATGACGACTACTTCTCGACAATTATTATCTTCTTGTAAACGGATCGTTGTAAAAGTTGGAACCAGCACAATCATGTATCCTAATGGTACTATTAATTTACAACGTTTAGAAAAATTAGCTTTTGTCTTATCTGATTTAAAAAACCAAGGTAAAGAAGTAATTCTAGTATCTTCTGGAGCTGTGGGAGTAGGTATCTCTCGTCTGCATCTTAGTGAGCGACCAAGAACAATTCCCGAACAACAAGCTGTAGCTTCTGTAGGCCAAACCGAATTGATGAATTTATACAGTAAATTCTTTTACGGCTATGGACAAATCATCGGCCAAGTTTTAATGACACGTGATATTGTAGAATTTCCAACTAGCCGTCTAAACGCAATTAACACTTTTGAACAATTGCTTGTAAAAGGTATTATTCCAATCGTAAATGAAAATGATACTGTTGCAGTTGATGAATTGGATCACTTAACTAAATTCGGTGATAACGATCGTCTATCCGCTATTGTTGCAGAAATTACGGACGCTGATTTGCTGATTATGTTATCAGATATTGACGGGTTTTATGATAAAAACCCAAACGATGAGCCTGACGCTGTTCTCTTTCACGAAATTCACACCATTACGGATGACTTATACGCTCTTGCGGGTGGAAAAGGATCTAGCTATGGAACTGGCGGAATGTCTACCAAGTTGATTGCTGCTAATCATATTTTAAAAAATACCAGTCAAATGGTATTGGCTAATGGTGAAGACCCCACGATTATTTTTGATATTATTGATGGCAAACAAATAGGAACCTTATTCTCAGCTGACTAA
- a CDS encoding cation-translocating P-type ATPase, translating into MDFRTKKLDSIISQFNSNAETGLSPKEVEEHKKQFGANQFDEEESVSLFSKILDQLKDVTVIILILAGIISTYIAITEHPDDFSEPIVIFSIIVINVVIALRQEGKAEKALASLQSLSAPQARVIRDGQEDVVDAIELVPGDIILLEAGDQIPADARLISSGDLQVEESALTGESVPVEKDENAEIEEDSPVGDVFNTVFSGTLVTNGRAKAIVVTTGMETEMGSVANLLNSTKQGKTPLQSRMDGLGKQVSVIALIAGIIIFTLSFLQGEAFILSLMTAVSLAVAAVPETLPVIVTISLANGVKNMVDRNAIIRTIPSVETLGSASVIASDKTGTLTQNQMTIQKLWAFPHKPINVKNEFGDDEKWVLKMMSLASNAAIEDRDGEEVISGDPTETAIIRLLQKKGLQKDDLDASYPRVHEIPFDSSRKLMTTVHEIDGHYISITKGAFDRLPVEFSSITDEVGQNARDIHDSFANDALRVIAVGYKTYDTLPEDLSPEELEDGITFAGIVGMIDPPREESIQAVKEAKSAGIKTIMITGDHAATASAIANQIGIFEEGDKAITGAELGKLSDEKLKETIRDYSVYARVSPEDKIRIVKAWQSHGEVVAMTGDGVNDAPALKAADVGTAMGITGTEVAKSASDMILTDDKFDTIVHAVEEGRRVYENIKKTVYFLLSCNISEILIMLIAVIMGWGLPVIAIQLLFVNVVADGIPGFALSREKADPTIMTNEPTAKGESIFAKGGYRNIAIAALTFTITTLIGFYVGSFIDIDSSITASHEVGQTMAFLILGWSSVLHIFNARSKESIFKVGITSNMNLFWLAMLSIALITLVATVPFLAGIFNLVAISMMHWLIAIGLSLTILIVVELQKFIMRKMNKTF; encoded by the coding sequence ATGGATTTTAGAACAAAAAAATTAGATTCCATTATATCACAGTTCAACAGTAACGCAGAAACAGGGTTATCCCCGAAGGAAGTAGAAGAACACAAAAAACAATTTGGTGCCAACCAATTTGATGAAGAGGAAAGTGTTTCTTTATTTTCAAAGATTCTTGATCAACTAAAAGATGTCACCGTTATTATCTTGATCCTTGCCGGAATTATCTCCACGTATATTGCCATCACTGAACACCCCGACGATTTCTCAGAACCTATTGTCATCTTCTCTATTATTGTCATCAACGTTGTTATTGCTCTAAGACAGGAAGGAAAAGCGGAAAAAGCTTTGGCTTCGCTGCAGAGTTTATCTGCTCCACAAGCGCGCGTTATACGAGATGGTCAAGAAGACGTTGTTGACGCTATCGAGTTAGTACCAGGAGACATTATACTATTAGAAGCAGGTGATCAAATACCTGCAGATGCTCGCTTAATTTCTAGTGGTGATTTACAAGTCGAAGAGTCTGCTTTAACTGGCGAAAGTGTGCCCGTTGAAAAAGACGAAAACGCCGAAATTGAAGAAGACAGCCCTGTTGGTGACGTATTTAATACGGTTTTTTCTGGAACCTTAGTTACCAATGGACGAGCAAAAGCTATCGTTGTAACAACTGGTATGGAAACAGAAATGGGTTCTGTTGCAAACTTATTGAACAGTACCAAACAAGGAAAAACACCTTTACAATCTAGAATGGATGGTTTAGGAAAACAAGTAAGTGTTATAGCTTTAATTGCTGGGATCATTATTTTCACTTTAAGCTTCCTTCAAGGAGAAGCTTTTATCCTTAGCCTAATGACAGCTGTATCACTTGCTGTTGCAGCCGTTCCTGAAACCTTACCTGTTATCGTCACTATTTCATTAGCTAATGGTGTGAAAAACATGGTAGATCGTAATGCGATCATCCGGACCATCCCTTCCGTTGAAACTTTAGGTAGTGCTTCTGTTATTGCTTCAGATAAAACAGGAACATTAACTCAAAATCAAATGACCATTCAAAAGCTTTGGGCTTTTCCTCATAAACCAATAAATGTAAAAAATGAGTTTGGCGATGATGAAAAATGGGTTCTTAAGATGATGAGCCTAGCCTCAAATGCGGCTATTGAAGATCGTGATGGCGAGGAAGTTATTAGTGGAGATCCTACTGAAACAGCGATTATCCGCTTGCTACAGAAAAAAGGACTGCAAAAAGATGATTTAGATGCGTCTTATCCACGTGTACACGAAATCCCTTTTGATTCTAGTCGTAAGTTGATGACGACTGTTCATGAGATAGATGGGCATTACATTTCCATTACTAAGGGAGCTTTTGATCGTTTACCCGTTGAATTTTCGTCTATTACAGATGAAGTAGGTCAAAATGCACGAGATATCCATGACTCATTTGCTAATGATGCTTTACGTGTTATTGCTGTTGGATATAAAACATACGACACACTTCCAGAAGATTTAAGTCCCGAAGAACTTGAAGATGGGATTACATTTGCTGGGATCGTTGGAATGATTGATCCTCCAAGAGAAGAAAGTATCCAAGCCGTTAAAGAAGCCAAGTCCGCTGGTATTAAAACCATTATGATTACTGGTGACCATGCTGCTACAGCTTCTGCTATTGCTAATCAAATCGGTATTTTTGAAGAAGGCGATAAAGCCATCACAGGTGCTGAATTAGGTAAACTTTCAGATGAAAAATTAAAAGAAACCATTCGTGATTATTCCGTTTATGCACGTGTGTCTCCTGAAGACAAGATTCGAATCGTTAAAGCTTGGCAATCACATGGAGAAGTTGTAGCCATGACCGGAGACGGTGTCAATGATGCACCCGCCTTAAAAGCAGCTGATGTTGGTACTGCTATGGGAATTACCGGTACTGAGGTTGCTAAAAGTGCTTCGGACATGATCTTGACCGATGACAAATTTGATACCATTGTTCATGCTGTTGAAGAAGGTAGACGTGTTTATGAAAACATCAAAAAAACCGTTTATTTCCTATTATCATGTAACATTTCAGAAATTCTCATTATGTTAATTGCTGTTATTATGGGCTGGGGCTTACCAGTCATTGCTATCCAACTACTATTTGTTAATGTAGTAGCGGATGGAATTCCTGGTTTTGCATTAAGCAGAGAAAAAGCTGATCCAACTATTATGACTAATGAACCAACAGCTAAAGGTGAAAGCATCTTCGCTAAAGGCGGCTATCGAAATATTGCGATTGCAGCTCTAACGTTCACCATTACGACTCTTATTGGTTTCTATGTTGGCTCATTTATTGATATTGATTCTTCGATTACCGCAAGTCATGAAGTTGGTCAAACAATGGCATTTTTAATTCTTGGTTGGTCTTCTGTACTGCATATTTTCAATGCACGTAGCAAAGAATCTATTTTCAAAGTTGGGATCACATCCAACATGAACTTGTTCTGGTTAGCAATGCTCTCAATTGCATTGATTACTCTAGTGGCTACTGTACCATTCTTAGCTGGTATTTTTAACTTAGTTGCTATCAGTATGATGCATTGGTTGATCGCTATTGGACTATCACTTACTATTCTTATAGTAGTTGAACTACAAAAATTCATTATGCGTAAAATGAATAAAACGTTTTAA
- a CDS encoding type 1 glutamine amidotransferase domain-containing protein — protein MGKKIATVVTNLFEDVEFTSPKEALTNAGHQVITIEKKEGNTVTGKKGETTITIDKGIDDVSPEEFDALLIPGGFSPDQLRSDDRFLAFTKAFADAKKPIFSICHGPQLLINAEVVKGKKMTAVKQVGVDLKNAGALFEDSEVVEDESGIISSRTPEDLPAFNKAIVNALAD, from the coding sequence ATGGGAAAGAAAATTGCAACAGTTGTGACCAATTTATTTGAAGATGTCGAATTCACTTCTCCAAAAGAGGCTTTAACAAATGCCGGTCATCAAGTGATCACTATCGAGAAAAAAGAAGGAAATACTGTTACCGGTAAAAAAGGAGAAACCACCATTACCATTGATAAAGGTATTGATGATGTTTCACCGGAAGAGTTCGATGCACTATTGATTCCCGGTGGTTTTTCACCAGATCAATTAAGATCAGATGATCGATTTTTAGCGTTTACCAAGGCATTCGCTGATGCTAAAAAACCTATTTTTTCAATTTGCCACGGTCCACAACTTCTTATTAACGCTGAAGTTGTTAAAGGCAAAAAAATGACGGCTGTTAAACAAGTGGGCGTCGACTTAAAAAATGCAGGTGCATTATTTGAGGACAGCGAAGTTGTAGAAGACGAAAGCGGCATTATCTCCAGCCGTACACCAGAAGATCTTCCCGCTTTTAATAAAGCAATCGTGAATGCTTTAGCGGATTAA
- the mgsA gene encoding methylglyoxal synthase, which yields MNIAFIAHDKKKDEMVKLTTAYREIIKDHQIFATGTTGQRIIEATGLDVHRFKSGPLGGDQQIGAYVSDNKIDLVIFLRDPLTAQPHEPDISALLRLCDVYEIPLATNLGTSEILLRGLGNGFMEWRKVQREAQLKELEEYE from the coding sequence ATGAATATTGCATTTATTGCTCATGATAAGAAAAAAGACGAAATGGTAAAATTAACTACAGCTTATCGAGAAATTATCAAGGATCACCAAATATTTGCGACAGGAACTACTGGACAGCGGATTATTGAAGCAACTGGTTTAGATGTTCATCGCTTTAAATCAGGCCCACTTGGTGGAGACCAACAAATCGGGGCATATGTATCGGACAATAAAATTGATTTAGTTATATTTTTGAGAGATCCGTTAACGGCACAACCGCATGAACCAGATATTTCAGCATTGCTTAGGTTATGTGATGTCTATGAGATACCTTTAGCAACAAACCTCGGAACAAGTGAAATTTTATTACGAGGCTTAGGAAATGGCTTTATGGAATGGCGCAAAGTACAACGGGAAGCCCAATTAAAAGAGCTAGAAGAATATGAATAA